A single window of Granulicella mallensis MP5ACTX8 DNA harbors:
- a CDS encoding 2OG-Fe(II) oxygenase, whose protein sequence is MNTLFAEELQAAGESRADSIPFQGAAERISTLDWPQIGKELDAQGSTVLQGLLSTDECKAIASLYPEESIFRSRVIMGRHGFGRGEYKYFSYPLPSIIHGLRTALYSWLAPVANRWNEAMGIEVRYPERHVDFIQRCHDAGQQRPTPLLLQYGPGDYNCLHQDLYGEHVFPIQVAILLSEPQQDFTGGEFVLTEQRPRMQSRPEVVPLRQGVAVAFAVHHRPVQGTRGIYRVNLRHGVSRLRSGQRHTVGIIFHDAS, encoded by the coding sequence ATGAACACCTTATTCGCAGAAGAACTTCAAGCAGCCGGAGAATCCAGAGCAGACTCGATTCCCTTCCAGGGAGCTGCCGAACGTATCAGCACGCTCGATTGGCCTCAGATTGGCAAGGAGCTAGACGCACAAGGGAGCACCGTGTTGCAAGGCCTCCTCTCCACGGACGAATGCAAAGCGATCGCGTCCCTTTACCCGGAAGAATCGATCTTCCGTAGTCGCGTCATCATGGGGCGACACGGCTTCGGCCGAGGCGAATACAAATATTTCAGCTATCCTCTCCCTTCGATCATTCATGGCCTCCGCACCGCGCTCTATTCCTGGCTCGCTCCAGTAGCGAATCGCTGGAACGAAGCCATGGGGATCGAGGTGCGCTATCCAGAGCGCCACGTCGATTTCATTCAGCGATGCCACGACGCAGGACAACAACGCCCGACGCCGCTACTCCTGCAGTACGGTCCCGGCGATTACAACTGTCTCCACCAGGACCTCTATGGAGAGCACGTCTTTCCGATTCAGGTAGCGATCCTGCTCTCCGAGCCGCAGCAGGATTTCACCGGGGGAGAATTCGTACTCACGGAGCAGAGGCCCCGCATGCAGTCGCGACCGGAGGTCGTTCCGCTTCGCCAGGGCGTTGCGGTAGCCTTTGCGGTGCACCACAGGCCCGTGCAGGGCACACGAGGCATCTATCGCGTCAACCTTCGCCACGGGGTCAGTCGCCTGCGTTCAGGCCAACGGCATACCGTCGGCATCATATTCCACGATGCCAGCTAA
- the bioB gene encoding biotin synthase BioB, which translates to MLAEHRPESSGSLYRMPLLELISLAHQVHLEHHNLSDIQKCVLLSIKTGGCPEDCGYCSQSAHHQTGLERQALLSIQDVRAAALRAREQGAQRFCMGAAWRSAPSGESFEHVLGFIREVKSLGLEACATLGMLTPEQAKLLKEAGLDAYNHNLDTSREFYGNVITTRTFDDRLRTIQSVREAGITVCSGGILGLGESDEDRCRLLTELASMNPQPESVPINLLVPVQGTPLEHVAPVSSTVLIRTIAVARILMPKARIRLSAGRLSLNREAQLLAFFAGANSIFMGDKLLTTPNVSKDEDESLFAEIGV; encoded by the coding sequence ATGCTTGCTGAACACAGACCTGAAAGTTCAGGTTCGCTCTATCGAATGCCGCTGCTTGAACTTATTTCCCTCGCACATCAGGTTCATCTCGAGCATCACAATCTGTCGGATATCCAGAAGTGCGTCCTGCTCTCGATCAAAACCGGCGGCTGTCCCGAGGACTGCGGCTATTGTTCGCAGTCTGCTCACCATCAAACGGGTTTGGAGCGTCAGGCACTTCTCTCGATTCAGGATGTACGCGCGGCTGCACTGCGCGCACGGGAACAAGGCGCCCAGAGATTCTGCATGGGAGCTGCCTGGCGCAGTGCACCCTCTGGCGAATCGTTTGAACATGTACTGGGGTTCATTCGAGAGGTAAAGAGCTTAGGCCTGGAGGCCTGCGCCACATTGGGCATGCTTACACCCGAACAGGCGAAGCTGTTGAAAGAGGCCGGGTTGGATGCCTACAACCACAACCTCGATACCAGCCGGGAGTTTTACGGCAACGTCATTACAACGCGCACCTTTGATGATCGTCTTCGAACGATTCAATCCGTGCGAGAGGCAGGAATCACTGTTTGCAGTGGAGGCATCCTCGGACTCGGCGAAAGTGACGAGGATCGTTGTCGTCTTTTGACCGAACTCGCGAGCATGAACCCACAGCCCGAATCGGTCCCCATTAATTTACTCGTACCGGTTCAGGGCACCCCCTTGGAACACGTGGCACCAGTAAGCAGTACGGTGCTGATCAGGACGATTGCCGTGGCGCGTATCCTGATGCCAAAAGCTCGGATTCGGCTTTCGGCTGGACGCTTATCCCTGAATCGAGAGGCCCAGTTACTAGCTTTTTTCGCCGGTGCAAACTCTATCTTCATGGGTGACAAGCTCCTGACGACTCCAAACGTCTCGAAGGATGAAGATGAGAGTTTGTTTGCCGAGATCGGCGTTTGA
- a CDS encoding TonB-dependent receptor, which translates to MAGRFPLRLRILHVFFLLSLLIVLAPQSVWGQSAQIAGTVTDPSKAIIQGASVEIVNNATQGKWETKSNGDGRYLAPSLLPGVYQITVQAPNFETEIIQNLKLNIASKISLDFVLHPGAVNQSVTVDGSGITLNTTDASVSTVIDRQFVENLPLNGRSFQSLMTLAPGVLIVPSQGVGQSGELSVNGQRTEANYFTVDGVSANIGASVSSSGFTGAGFGGATPGETALGTTQSLVSIDALQEFRATTSTYSAEYGRNPGGQFSFQTRSGTNQYHGTAFDYLRNDALDANNWFNGYTNTPPIAKQALRQNDFGGTLGGFIDIPHLYNGRDKTFFFFSYEGLRLTNPTPSQLYEVPSTFLRQNAPAALQPFLASFPVSTQRDNGNGLSYYTAGYSAPSSIDTSSIRIDHSFSDKFKIFGRYSDSPSNSTARQPTDLAQVNATIINVKTVTLGATSVLTSKLDNEFRFNVTGDDYKSSRTLDNFGGATPLNLSGVPGLQSNSWLTFFLFYDLYPYYLLEPQSNRERQVNVVDTFTHTLGRHNLKYGVDYRRLVVSEELPPLWEVGFYYSEASVLANHADGINMYKQTINMKAVYPNTSLFVQDEWKVNDRLSLSYGVRWELNPAPHDANGNTPYTVDQITDLATVKLAPKGTPLWQTVYTNFAPRLGAAYQVHSGRGSGTVLRAGAGLFYDTGTQLAADGYYGVGTTGFKSFNGDSFPLTTAQIDSVPQPNANPPYNVAVWGFDPHLKAPYTLQWNAAVEQQLGEQQTLNVNYVASASRRLLTQNFYSPDLLGNPNFISGNGLYLTTNRASADYQSLQVRFQRTLSHGFQGLLAYTWSHSLDDASTNFTIYELERGPSDFDIRNNFQAALSYEVPGHYDNPWLSYALKHWSLDARVSARSALPVDVFSKTTVDSGSGQGIHFHPDRDLSNPLYIFNPIAPTGRQINPLAFKEKDGANGNVVEGDAGRNSARGFDAVQADMTLRRDFPFTGRVGLQFRAEAYNIFNHPSFGSIYNSLDSGALFGQAYTTLGSQLGGLSSIYQLGGSRSMQVALKLHF; encoded by the coding sequence ATGGCTGGCCGTTTTCCCCTTCGATTACGTATTCTGCATGTTTTTTTCCTGCTGTCTCTTCTCATTGTCCTCGCGCCACAGTCGGTCTGGGGGCAGAGCGCTCAAATTGCAGGCACGGTCACTGACCCCTCCAAAGCCATCATTCAGGGGGCATCGGTCGAGATCGTCAACAATGCGACGCAGGGGAAGTGGGAGACGAAATCGAATGGTGATGGCCGATATCTGGCACCCTCGCTTCTCCCCGGCGTCTACCAGATCACCGTGCAGGCCCCGAACTTCGAGACGGAGATCATCCAAAATCTGAAGCTCAATATCGCCAGCAAGATATCGCTGGACTTTGTCCTGCATCCGGGAGCGGTCAACCAATCCGTTACCGTCGATGGGAGCGGCATCACCCTGAATACGACCGATGCCAGCGTGAGCACGGTGATCGACCGGCAGTTTGTCGAAAATCTTCCGCTCAACGGCAGAAGCTTTCAGTCGCTCATGACGCTCGCGCCCGGAGTCCTGATCGTTCCTTCGCAGGGAGTTGGTCAGAGCGGGGAACTCAGCGTGAACGGCCAGCGCACCGAGGCGAATTACTTCACGGTGGATGGTGTGAGCGCGAACATTGGAGCCAGCGTCTCCTCCTCGGGATTTACTGGCGCCGGCTTCGGCGGCGCGACGCCGGGGGAGACGGCGTTGGGAACGACGCAGAGCCTGGTATCGATCGATGCGTTGCAGGAGTTTCGCGCGACAACCTCAACGTATTCGGCAGAGTACGGCCGCAACCCCGGCGGACAGTTTTCCTTTCAGACGCGATCCGGCACAAACCAATATCACGGCACGGCGTTCGACTATCTTCGCAACGACGCGCTCGATGCGAACAACTGGTTCAACGGATATACAAACACTCCGCCGATTGCAAAGCAGGCCTTACGTCAGAACGATTTCGGCGGCACGCTCGGCGGCTTCATCGACATTCCCCATCTCTACAACGGCCGCGACAAGACCTTCTTCTTCTTTTCCTACGAAGGGCTGCGTCTGACCAACCCAACGCCCTCGCAGCTCTACGAGGTGCCGAGCACCTTCCTGCGGCAAAACGCTCCGGCAGCGTTGCAGCCGTTTCTCGCGTCCTTTCCCGTATCAACGCAACGGGATAACGGCAATGGGTTGTCGTACTACACGGCTGGCTATAGTGCGCCAAGCTCGATCGATACCAGCAGCATCCGGATCGACCATAGCTTCAGCGACAAGTTCAAGATCTTCGGTCGCTACAGCGATTCGCCCTCCAACAGCACGGCCCGCCAGCCAACCGACCTGGCACAGGTGAACGCTACCATCATCAACGTGAAGACGGTCACGCTCGGCGCGACGAGTGTGTTGACGTCGAAGTTGGACAATGAATTTCGATTCAATGTCACGGGTGACGATTACAAATCTTCGCGCACGCTCGACAACTTCGGTGGCGCAACGCCGCTCAATCTGTCAGGCGTCCCGGGCTTGCAATCGAATAGCTGGCTTACGTTCTTCCTCTTCTATGATCTCTATCCCTACTACCTGCTGGAGCCGCAGTCGAATCGCGAGAGGCAGGTGAATGTTGTCGACACCTTTACGCACACTCTTGGACGGCACAATCTGAAGTACGGCGTGGACTATCGCAGGCTGGTCGTCTCCGAAGAGCTGCCGCCGCTTTGGGAGGTGGGGTTCTATTACAGCGAGGCCTCGGTGCTCGCGAACCATGCGGACGGCATCAACATGTACAAACAGACGATCAACATGAAGGCCGTGTACCCGAACACCTCGCTCTTCGTGCAGGATGAGTGGAAGGTGAATGATCGCCTGAGCCTCTCCTATGGTGTGCGCTGGGAGCTGAATCCGGCACCGCATGATGCCAATGGCAATACGCCTTATACCGTCGACCAGATCACCGATCTTGCTACCGTGAAGCTTGCGCCGAAGGGAACTCCTCTGTGGCAGACGGTCTACACTAACTTTGCGCCTCGGCTGGGAGCTGCGTATCAGGTGCATAGCGGGCGGGGAAGCGGGACAGTGCTGCGCGCGGGTGCGGGCCTCTTCTACGACACAGGCACGCAACTCGCGGCGGATGGCTACTATGGCGTGGGTACTACGGGATTCAAATCCTTCAATGGAGATTCGTTTCCATTGACGACCGCGCAGATCGACAGTGTCCCTCAGCCGAATGCGAACCCACCTTACAACGTGGCTGTCTGGGGCTTCGATCCTCATCTCAAGGCTCCGTATACGCTGCAATGGAACGCTGCGGTAGAGCAGCAGCTTGGCGAGCAGCAGACGCTGAACGTCAATTACGTGGCGTCGGCCTCGCGCCGCCTGCTTACGCAGAACTTCTATAGCCCGGACCTGCTGGGGAATCCGAACTTCATCTCCGGCAACGGACTGTACCTGACCACGAACCGCGCCAGCGCTGATTATCAGTCACTCCAGGTTCGCTTTCAGCGCACGCTTTCGCATGGGTTTCAGGGCTTGCTCGCCTATACCTGGTCGCACTCGCTCGACGATGCCAGCACCAACTTTACGATCTACGAATTGGAACGTGGGCCTTCGGACTTCGACATCCGCAACAACTTCCAGGCCGCGCTCTCTTATGAGGTTCCAGGACACTACGATAATCCGTGGCTCTCGTATGCTTTGAAACACTGGTCGCTGGATGCCAGAGTCTCCGCGCGCTCTGCTCTTCCTGTCGATGTGTTCTCGAAGACCACAGTCGACAGCGGCTCAGGACAGGGAATCCATTTTCATCCGGACCGGGACCTTTCGAATCCCCTCTATATCTTCAACCCGATTGCTCCGACAGGCCGTCAGATTAATCCTCTGGCTTTCAAAGAGAAGGACGGTGCCAACGGCAATGTCGTCGAGGGCGATGCAGGCCGGAATTCGGCGAGAGGTTTTGATGCCGTTCAGGCGGATATGACGCTTCGTCGTGACTTCCCATTCACTGGACGTGTGGGGCTTCAGTTCCGTGCCGAGGCCTATAACATCTTCAACCATCCGAGCTTTGGCTCCATCTACAACTCTCTCGATAGTGGAGCGCTCTTCGGCCAGGCTTACACCACGCTCGGCAGCCAGTTGGGCGGACTGAGCTCGATCTACCAGCTCGGTGGGTCGCGTTCAATGCAGGTCGCGTTGAAGTTGCACTTCTAA
- a CDS encoding PepSY-associated TM helix domain-containing protein: MGFIDRPQRVWWRMAMFQIHLWGGVVLCLYMLVIGVTGSILVFESELEHVAYPQLWRATYPQAGQRAAELPAVTETVMKAYPGYKITAAYLPDKPGDNFEVFVHQGKTFRYVFLDANTGRIVGAINPDRSWLIWIIDLHFRLLGGKVGEILNGIGAACLLLLCATGALVWWAGLKHWTRGLKVNLHRSWRRVNFDLHSAVGFWTLLVLSMWAFTGVYFIWPKPIESFVNHFSSIASANPPVFVVPPRGDGPWVDMHRMIEQAQQSSPNAKFAGAFFPGSDKSALTLLMARGAARNFSQMDYVYFDPATGRQLALWHRGINTTWGGSFIFWLSPLHFGYDWGGTIKILWATLGCALPLLAITGVLMYWNRSLSKKWKRLLRA; the protein is encoded by the coding sequence ATGGGATTCATCGACAGACCGCAACGCGTGTGGTGGCGCATGGCCATGTTCCAGATTCATCTCTGGGGCGGCGTTGTCCTGTGCCTCTACATGCTGGTCATCGGAGTCACAGGATCCATTCTCGTCTTCGAGAGCGAGTTGGAGCATGTCGCCTATCCGCAGTTGTGGCGCGCGACCTATCCGCAGGCAGGGCAGCGGGCTGCAGAGCTTCCCGCCGTGACCGAAACCGTGATGAAGGCGTATCCCGGATATAAGATCACTGCCGCTTATCTACCGGACAAGCCTGGCGATAACTTCGAGGTTTTCGTTCACCAGGGAAAGACCTTTCGATATGTCTTCCTCGATGCGAATACCGGGAGGATTGTAGGAGCCATCAATCCGGATCGATCCTGGCTGATCTGGATCATCGATCTCCATTTTCGACTTCTGGGAGGCAAGGTCGGCGAGATACTCAACGGCATTGGCGCAGCCTGCCTGCTGCTCTTGTGCGCGACTGGAGCTCTGGTCTGGTGGGCGGGGCTGAAGCACTGGACGCGTGGGCTCAAGGTTAATCTTCATAGAAGCTGGCGGCGGGTTAACTTCGATCTCCATAGTGCTGTCGGCTTCTGGACGCTGCTTGTCCTGTCGATGTGGGCCTTCACCGGTGTGTATTTCATATGGCCGAAGCCTATCGAATCTTTCGTCAACCATTTTTCTTCGATAGCCTCTGCCAACCCGCCGGTTTTTGTCGTTCCTCCGCGCGGCGATGGGCCCTGGGTCGACATGCATCGAATGATCGAGCAGGCGCAGCAATCCTCGCCGAATGCGAAGTTCGCTGGTGCGTTCTTTCCGGGTAGTGACAAGAGCGCCTTGACGTTGCTCATGGCTCGTGGCGCGGCGCGGAACTTCAGCCAGATGGACTACGTCTATTTCGATCCAGCGACAGGCAGACAGTTGGCTCTCTGGCATCGCGGGATCAATACCACCTGGGGTGGATCGTTCATCTTCTGGCTCAGTCCATTGCACTTCGGATATGACTGGGGGGGCACGATCAAAATTCTGTGGGCTACGCTTGGCTGTGCCTTGCCGTTGCTGGCTATCACTGGAGTGCTTATGTACTGGAATAGATCGTTGAGCAAGAAGTGGAAGAGGCTGTTACGGGCGTAG
- a CDS encoding cation transporter, whose amino-acid sequence MRRLQVLTICWMLVECSVALTAAWRAHSPALLAFGSDSSVELLSAIVVLLQFTSVFKVSTERAALIAGILLYLLAGIVAVISVSALVLRIEPDTSKLGIGITLIALTIMPILSRAKRKHANEIGNRALAADAVQSATCAYLAGLTLLGLILNATLHIRWVDPLAALIAIPIIVIEARRAMRGEACC is encoded by the coding sequence GTGAGACGCCTTCAAGTCCTCACCATCTGCTGGATGCTCGTTGAATGCAGCGTCGCGCTTACAGCAGCGTGGAGAGCACACAGCCCGGCTTTGCTCGCGTTTGGTTCGGATAGCTCCGTAGAGTTGCTATCCGCGATTGTCGTCCTGCTTCAGTTCACATCGGTCTTTAAAGTCAGTACCGAACGCGCCGCTCTCATAGCGGGAATATTGCTGTACCTGCTGGCTGGAATTGTCGCAGTAATCTCCGTGAGCGCGCTTGTTCTAAGGATAGAACCGGACACGAGCAAGCTGGGTATCGGCATAACGCTCATAGCCCTTACGATCATGCCTATTCTGAGCCGCGCAAAGCGGAAGCATGCGAACGAGATTGGGAATCGCGCCCTGGCCGCAGACGCCGTGCAATCGGCCACATGCGCGTACCTTGCGGGATTGACGCTCCTGGGCCTCATCTTGAATGCGACTCTGCATATCCGCTGGGTTGATCCCCTGGCCGCACTCATAGCGATTCCCATCATCGTCATCGAGGCTCGGCGCGCAATGCGGGGCGAAGCGTGCTGCTAG
- a CDS encoding DUF1772 domain-containing protein: MATIGVTMKTWELISIVLLALMAGMFHGPWAALSRSMSTFTPEVFLAIVDRMNRNMAPVMTVLMPASLLSIVPVLILSYHERPLTFALSATALVLFIVALLVTILVEVPIVEEIATWTVSTLPADWQQLRDRWLRFHLIRVIAGLASLVLLVVGAIF, encoded by the coding sequence GTGGCGACAATAGGCGTCACGATGAAGACATGGGAGTTGATCAGCATTGTTCTCCTGGCATTAATGGCCGGGATGTTCCACGGTCCCTGGGCTGCGTTGAGCCGGTCGATGAGTACCTTCACACCTGAAGTCTTCCTCGCGATCGTAGACCGGATGAATCGCAACATGGCACCCGTGATGACCGTCCTGATGCCGGCATCGCTCTTGTCGATCGTCCCGGTACTGATCCTCTCGTATCACGAGAGGCCTCTGACCTTTGCCCTCAGCGCAACAGCGCTCGTTCTCTTTATCGTTGCGCTGCTTGTGACAATACTGGTTGAAGTTCCTATCGTTGAAGAGATCGCAACATGGACCGTTTCCACTCTTCCCGCCGACTGGCAGCAGCTTCGCGATCGTTGGCTCAGGTTTCATCTCATCCGAGTGATTGCCGGGCTCGCGAGCCTTGTCCTACTCGTAGTCGGAGCAATCTTCTAA